The following proteins come from a genomic window of Armatimonadota bacterium:
- the mobB gene encoding molybdopterin-guanine dinucleotide biosynthesis protein B has protein sequence MTGVTPVVSVVGRSNSGKTTVLEGLIAELTRRGLRVGVLKHAGHGFEMDREGTDTWRHRRAGAAAVGIMSDDGVAVIRALEGELPLAEAAALLGPDLDVVLTEGFRRAPTPKIEVMRAEQGGDVQTPPHQLLAVVADGAMKTGAPVLAFDDASGLADLVAAEIKRPL, from the coding sequence GTGACGGGGGTGACGCCCGTAGTCTCCGTGGTCGGCCGCAGCAACTCCGGCAAGACGACGGTGCTGGAGGGCCTCATCGCCGAGCTGACCCGGCGCGGCCTGCGAGTGGGGGTGCTCAAGCATGCAGGGCACGGGTTCGAGATGGACCGCGAGGGCACGGACACCTGGCGTCACCGGCGTGCGGGCGCGGCGGCGGTGGGGATCATGTCCGACGATGGGGTCGCCGTCATCCGCGCGCTGGAGGGGGAACTGCCGCTGGCGGAAGCGGCGGCGCTGTTGGGGCCCGACCTCGACGTGGTGTTGACCGAGGGCTTCCGGCGGGCGCCGACGCCCAAGATCGAGGTCATGCGCGCCGAACAGGGAGGCGACGTGCAAACCCCGCCCCACCAGTTGCTGGCGGTGGTTGCCGATGGCGCGATGAAAACGGGGGCGCCGGTGCTCGCGTTCGACGATGCGTCGGGCCTGGCCGACCTCGTCGCCGCCGAGATCAAGCGCCCGCTATGA
- a CDS encoding TIM barrel protein, translated as MLLALSARMFEQRTGYELGLEELASLLAEIGYDGIELRRRQVNETSSPAELATIRDVLGRRGLRCANVTAAGLENAAAVDDATRLLGVALALNCGLIRVQLVREAEIPFAQQLADRAAERGLRVASPIHSGTLFANIEMARQTLAMIGRANFGVAFEASQLMFDDREHGQAAVEALGEHAFACFLETHKPAPADGEAPAAVMIGGRPWLPALPGDPGSADIPSVFRGLKAIGFDGPIVVTCARHPEVPSRELARMWHDYARQAMAAAGLTASS; from the coding sequence ATGCTACTGGCACTGTCCGCGCGCATGTTCGAGCAGCGCACCGGCTACGAGCTGGGCCTGGAGGAGCTGGCGTCGCTGCTGGCGGAGATCGGCTACGACGGCATCGAGCTGCGGCGACGCCAGGTCAATGAGACGTCGAGCCCGGCCGAGCTCGCCACCATCCGCGACGTGCTGGGGCGGCGCGGTCTGCGCTGCGCCAATGTCACCGCCGCCGGACTGGAGAACGCGGCGGCGGTGGATGACGCGACGCGCCTGCTGGGGGTAGCGCTGGCGCTCAATTGCGGCCTTATCCGTGTGCAGCTCGTGCGCGAGGCGGAGATACCGTTCGCCCAGCAGCTCGCCGACCGCGCGGCCGAACGCGGCCTGCGCGTCGCCAGCCCCATCCACAGCGGCACGCTGTTCGCCAATATCGAGATGGCGCGCCAGACCCTGGCCATGATCGGGCGCGCCAACTTCGGGGTGGCGTTCGAGGCAAGCCAGCTCATGTTCGACGACCGCGAGCACGGCCAGGCGGCGGTGGAGGCCTTGGGGGAGCACGCGTTCGCGTGCTTCCTGGAGACCCACAAGCCGGCGCCGGCCGACGGCGAAGCGCCCGCGGCGGTCATGATCGGCGGGCGGCCATGGCTGCCGGCGCTGCCGGGGGACCCGGGCTCGGCCGACATTCCCTCCGTCTTTCGCGGGCTCAAGGCGATTGGCTTCGACGGCCCCATCGTCGTGACCTGTGCGCGCCATCCCGAGGTGCCCAGCCGCGAGCTCGCTCGCATGTGGCATGACTACGCGCGCCAGGCGATGGCCGCGGCGGGGCTCACTGCGTCCTCATAG
- a CDS encoding NifU family protein: MREKVQQAIDDIRVRLQADGGDIDLVDVDEQEGIVKVRLKGACVGCPMAQMTLQRGVEQVLKEQVPGVQQVVAA; the protein is encoded by the coding sequence ATGCGCGAAAAGGTGCAGCAAGCGATAGACGACATCCGCGTGCGCCTGCAGGCCGACGGCGGTGACATTGACCTGGTGGACGTGGACGAGCAGGAGGGGATCGTCAAGGTGCGGCTGAAGGGGGCCTGCGTCGGTTGCCCGATGGCGCAGATGACGCTGCAACGCGGGGTGGAGCAGGTGCTCAAGGAGCAGGTGCCCGGGGTGCAGCAGGTGGTGGCTGCCTAG
- the hpt gene encoding hypoxanthine phosphoribosyltransferase, whose product MSAHPDVREVLLTADRIAARVAEMGARISADYRDREPVLVGVLDGAVVFLADLMRALTIPVRVDFVKWSSYREGATSSGAVQLLKDLSLNVEGQHVLVVEDIVDTGLTLRYLLENLETRKVASLAVAALLDKPSRRQVEVQLDYVGFQVPNEFVVGYGLDFAHRYRSLPYVAVLKPEIYGG is encoded by the coding sequence ATGAGCGCTCACCCCGATGTCAGGGAGGTGCTGCTGACCGCCGACCGGATCGCCGCACGGGTGGCGGAGATGGGGGCGCGGATCAGCGCCGACTACCGCGACCGCGAGCCGGTGCTGGTGGGAGTGCTCGACGGCGCGGTGGTGTTCCTGGCCGACCTCATGCGCGCGCTGACCATCCCCGTGCGCGTGGACTTCGTCAAGTGGTCGAGCTATCGCGAGGGCGCTACCTCCTCCGGCGCGGTGCAGCTCCTCAAGGACCTGAGCCTCAATGTCGAGGGTCAGCACGTGCTGGTGGTCGAGGACATCGTGGACACCGGGCTGACCCTGCGCTACCTGCTGGAGAACCTCGAGACGCGCAAGGTCGCGAGCCTGGCGGTGGCGGCGCTGCTGGATAAGCCCAGCCGGCGTCAGGTGGAGGTGCAGCTCGACTACGTCGGCTTCCAGGTACCCAACGAATTCGTCGTCGGCTACGGGCTCGATTTCGCGCACCGCTACCGCAGTCTGCCCTACGTCGCGGTGCTCAAGCCGGAGATCTACGGCGGCTAG
- the groL gene encoding chaperonin GroEL (60 kDa chaperone family; promotes refolding of misfolded polypeptides especially under stressful conditions; forms two stacked rings of heptamers to form a barrel-shaped 14mer; ends can be capped by GroES; misfolded proteins enter the barrel where they are refolded when GroES binds): MAKDLAYSEEARRALERGVNILANAVRVTLGPRGRTVMLEKKFGSPTIIDDGVTIAKEIEVEDRFENLGAQLVKEVASKTNDVAGDGTTTATVLAQAMMREGMKAVAAGANPMFIKRGLEAARDAVVKHIAKSALPVETKAKIAQVAAIAAREKRIGEVISEAMDKVGKDGVITVEEGKSAETTLELVEGMQFDKGYISPYMVTNAERMEAVLEDPYILIYEKKVSTVADLLPVLEAAMRAGKPLLIVAEDVEGEALATLVVNKLRGTFTAVAVKAPGFGDRRKAMLQDLALLTAGSFISEDLGGKLENVTTDMLGRAKRVIVTKDDTTVVEGKGSAEAIQGRIAQIKREIEDTDSSYDREKLQERLAKLAGGVAIVNVGAATETELKERKHRMEDALSATRAAVEEGIVAGGGVTYLNAVPALKQVRLKGDAAIGVDIMRRALEEPARQIANNAGMEGSVVVAKIKALPAGHGLDVMTEKYGDMMEAGIVDPAKVTRSALENATSIVAMILSTEAVVAEIPEEEKAPPAPHGHGMPPY; the protein is encoded by the coding sequence ATGGCAAAGGATTTGGCATACAGCGAGGAGGCCCGGCGCGCGCTGGAGCGCGGGGTCAACATCCTCGCCAACGCGGTGCGCGTGACCCTGGGGCCGCGCGGCCGCACGGTGATGCTGGAGAAGAAGTTCGGCTCGCCGACCATCATTGACGACGGGGTCACCATCGCCAAGGAGATCGAGGTCGAGGACCGCTTCGAGAACCTGGGCGCGCAACTGGTGAAGGAGGTGGCGTCCAAGACCAATGACGTGGCCGGCGACGGCACCACCACCGCCACCGTGCTCGCGCAGGCGATGATGCGCGAGGGGATGAAGGCGGTGGCGGCGGGCGCCAACCCCATGTTCATCAAGCGCGGGCTGGAGGCGGCGCGCGACGCGGTGGTCAAGCACATCGCCAAGTCCGCGCTCCCGGTCGAGACCAAGGCCAAGATCGCGCAGGTGGCGGCGATCGCCGCGCGCGAGAAGCGCATCGGCGAGGTCATCTCCGAGGCGATGGACAAGGTCGGCAAGGACGGCGTCATCACCGTCGAGGAGGGCAAGAGCGCCGAGACCACGCTCGAGCTGGTGGAGGGGATGCAGTTCGACAAGGGCTACATCTCGCCCTACATGGTCACCAACGCCGAGCGCATGGAGGCGGTGCTGGAGGATCCCTATATCCTCATCTACGAGAAGAAGGTCTCGACGGTGGCGGACCTGCTGCCGGTGCTGGAGGCGGCGATGCGCGCGGGCAAGCCGCTGTTGATCGTGGCCGAGGACGTCGAGGGCGAGGCGCTGGCGACGCTGGTGGTCAACAAGCTGCGCGGCACCTTCACCGCGGTCGCGGTCAAGGCGCCCGGCTTCGGCGATCGCCGCAAGGCGATGTTGCAGGACCTGGCGCTGCTCACCGCCGGCAGCTTCATCTCCGAGGATCTCGGGGGCAAGCTCGAGAACGTTACCACCGACATGCTGGGGCGCGCCAAGCGCGTGATCGTCACCAAGGACGACACCACCGTCGTCGAGGGCAAGGGCAGCGCCGAGGCGATCCAGGGGCGCATCGCCCAGATCAAGCGCGAGATCGAGGACACCGACTCCTCCTATGACCGCGAGAAGCTGCAGGAACGTCTGGCCAAGCTCGCCGGCGGCGTAGCCATCGTCAACGTCGGCGCCGCCACCGAGACCGAGCTCAAGGAGCGCAAGCACCGCATGGAGGACGCCCTCTCCGCCACCCGCGCCGCGGTCGAGGAAGGGATCGTCGCCGGCGGCGGGGTGACCTACCTCAACGCCGTCCCCGCGCTCAAGCAGGTGCGGCTCAAGGGCGACGCCGCCATCGGCGTGGACATCATGCGCCGCGCCCTGGAGGAGCCCGCGCGCCAGATCGCCAACAACGCGGGGATGGAGGGATCGGTCGTGGTCGCCAAGATCAAGGCCCTGCCCGCGGGCCACGGCCTCGACGTCATGACCGAGAAGTACGGGGACATGATGGAGGCGGGGATCGTGGACCCGGCCAAGGTCACGCGCAGCGCGCTGGAGAACGCGACCAGCATCGTCGCCATGATCTTGTCCACCGAGGCGGTGGTCGCGGAGATCCCCGAGGAAGAAAAGGCGCCGCCCGCGCCCCACGGCCACGGCATGCCGCCGTATTAG